The genomic region ACAACATGAAGGCGTGGGTAGAGACTCATTAGGGCTTGTTCGCTTttctctcaatccatatggatcgggtgggtttaaatcccaaacaagtcaaaatccTTCATAAATTTTTCCAATCACATTCAATCCAAATGGATCATGAATAACCGAATAATGCCTTAGATGTATTCCGCATGGTTCTATAAACAAGTTTTTTCCAAAACAATCTTTATTATACAAAGCACTAGTTTCTCGGATTCCACCGTCCATAGTTTTCACCATCATCGACTTTAAAAAACCattatttttctttttatttgacCTATGGTCCCCATCTATCTCTCCATCGAGCTCGACTGCATCGTGTGAGTCGTGACCCAGTCAATCACCATAAGCCACATGAAATTAAATATTTGTGATGCACTGTTTGTGGGATAACTGTTCGATTTATATCTCGCACAAGTTTAGTAGTGTGGCTATATTTTGGTAACTTTAGGATGTATGCGTTGTTCTGAGtttataaaaataaaaataataaaatgATTCAAGTATATGTGTTTAATCTGAAGCAACCCTCCATCGGCATCATCCCCTACGTCCCTGATACGCCCTCAAGCAACCCATGGTTGCACCTCTGCGACACAGTTTGAGCAACCCACTGTTATGTCTCCATGACATAGTCTACTCCTCGTGAGCGTCGCCCTCCAGCTCGACTGTTCCACCGTCATCGTACGTCATATGCGAAGCGCGTAGTTCGTGCATTGACTCACTCGCTCCATGTGTAATGGGTCGCGCAGTCGGtgcccctcccctcctctctcccgtCGCCACCTTTTCCTCGCTCCATTCCCTCCCCCCACCACCAGTAAAATTAGTAAGAGAAATAATATAAATTATACAAATACTTGCGACAAAAAAATAAATTATTACATCAATTGACATACATCTCATATAATTATAATTATtataatataatattttatcgaataatttatGTGTTGTATACGTGCATTGTATGTGTGGCCGTGTGGGAGGCAACGGGCGAGCGGGCAACGTGTGTTCGCCCGTGTTCATGCTAGAGCCTAGCTGGGCCCTTCCTTTCATATCTTCTTTGATAGCTTGTTGGGCTTTATACTAGTACTACATATACAGCCCAATGACAACTACGGTCCACACCAGCCCATATCAGTTCGATTGCTTCTTCTCCGTTCACATATACGCCCACAGATGAAGCCGCCGTTGAGCCTTGAGTTGCCATGTTCATTCTACAAGCTAGGGGTAGGGGGTCTCGGGGGTTTCAGAAAAGCCGGTGCCTGCTACCTTGCTGTCGGTGTAGCAGGCAAGTAGCCCCGTGCTAATTTCCCTGTCCATCACATCATGAACAAGATAACACAAGAGATTCCCTTTAAAAGAATGGCTTAggtggtgtttggtttctagggactaatctttagtcccttcattttattccattttagttcctatattgtcaaatacggaaactaaaatagagtcttAGTTTCCGTATTTAGCATTTTAagtactaaaatagaataaaatgtagggactaaacattagtccctagaaaccaaacaccccattaGTCTTTTCGGATAACAAAAGAGATAGTACCATCTATTCGTTATTCCACAGCATGCATGTTAAAATATTTTCAAAGAGTTCATGCGCTCTGTAAGTATCGATCCACTATCGAGTTGGTTGGTTCTCCGTCTGTCAGATTGAGGCAGGCAGTGAGGTAGGAGTAGTCTGTAGTCCAATACTGACGGCGAAATTATCTGGGGTCCTGTGTCATCCTAGCGAATTGGTGTCGTCTGTGCGTGCATTGAAAAAAATATATAAACGAGCCTCCTGATCTTACGCAACTGATGGCGGCCATGATCGTTCTTTGCGGTGTGGTGTGCATGTGTGTTTGCGATCATGGTTTAGCTAGTGGGGCTAGAGATGAAACGAGAATTGTGGAAATTTGGGGTGCTGCTTGCTGTTGCTCATCATCACACAAAAGCATGCATGCATGATCCAAATGGATGCATACTAGCTTTGCTCGAAGCTGGACCAGCTAATAGCTAGCTTTGCTGATGTAGCTCATGGGTCATGATGTAAGTCAATGCTAGCTTTTCTTCAGTTAGTGAAGGTGTATATAATGTGTGGATGCCCAAAAAGTAGATGTGGGACCTTTTGCATGACAAGTTGCTTAGCACAAGAGGGGATATGACCATGCATTTAATATAACTGTAGAATGTGTAGTATGGTAACTAAGCCAATGTATATATACTTCAAAGGACTACAAATTATCTGACCCCTTCATTCTAAAACATAGCTCTTTTTAGTTTCCTCATAGGTCAAGCATTCTAGCTTTTGGTCAAGTTTAGAACAATTATATTAAAACATAATTCATAGCGGATCTCATAGAAACTAATTAATTTGACATCATAGAGTACGGTGTTAGTGTACTTCCTATAAACTCCGTTAAAATTATTGGAATTTTGACTTTTAATAAAACAACAGACCTGCATTTTGAGACAAAACCATAGCTAGATTTTTTTAATCTAAAGCTAGTATGGAGAAATTTGCAAAGCGCAAGCCACTAACATATAGACCTAAACAAAACTGACATAAAATAAATACGAAAACTACCGAATGATATATATGTAGTCTCTCGCTTTCTCAAATTATGTACAACTCTTAAAGTTTTGTGCTTCGacaatttagggggtgtttggtttctagggactaatgtttagtctctccattttattccattttagtccctaaattactaaatatagaaactaaaactctattttagtttccttATTTAATAATTTATGAACTGAAATGGAATAAAGtggagggactaaagtttagtctataGATGGCCAGCCGTGccgggctaaacgggccggcccggagcACGGCACGGCCCGTAGTGCCtgggcacggcacggcacggctgATGTCGGGCCCGTGCCGGCACGGCCCGATAGgtagtgccgtgcctgggccgagcATCAGGCACGTTGGGCCGGCACGGGCACGGCACGATTAGCTCCTAGGCACGGTTAGGCACGATTATGCATTATTAGATCCAAACACGACTAGTTAGCTGTGTGTTGTAATCTTTTTTCTTATCTAGGGTTCTCTCATAAGGGTGAATTTTTACCTAAATAGGTTTTTAATGAGTCAGTCATTGCACTAAACAGTTCAATATTAGCTATTTTAGTATGTTTTAACTGTGtttgtgaaaatttgactaaaaTTCTGTGGTGTAGTGCTAAACGGGCTATATGGGCTAAACGGGCTAAACGGGCTATATGGGCTAAACGGGCCGGCACGACACGGTTAAGCAGGCttagtgccgtgcttgggcctggCCTCAGGCACTAgtgccgtgccggcacggcacGGTTATTAAACGGGCTAAATGGGCCGTGCCCTAACCGTGCCGTGCCTAGCCGTGCCCGGGccgggccgtgccgtgccgcccatttggccatctctagtttagtccctataaaccaaacactCCTTTAGTTGCAGATATGAATATATTGGATCATTGACCAAATATTTTATACGACCATTAGGCTAAAACATATATAATTGTATATACACCATAATGGAAATGTTTTTTTCGGAATTGTACTATTAGTGTGTTGTGTCAATCTATTTATTTAAAGTTTGATAGTCAAAGTTAAGGTTGACTTTGGACGCAAATATATTAGAGCTAAATATATACGCACATGCATTTGTGATAAGTGATGAATGTGATTTTATGTTCGCTTTTTTCAAACTGTTTGGAAATACTTTGATGGCTTTAAAGAacttgacactcggtaaagagctaAATTCCGGTAGTGTTGAGTTGCTAATTGGTCATGTCTTGTGGACAAAGTTTACAGACACGGCGGCATGCATACTGTTGTTTGACGATGTTGTGATATGGTGACTATACATACAGTGAACCAACGAACATTGGTAAAATTAACTAAAATAACGGTATATCTCCCATGTTTCAACCTTTTTATATATGTCTTTAGATGAGTGTCTACGATTTCCTGTTCCTAAATCTGATGAGTGCATGTTCTTCTAATTTTCAACTACCATGGACATGGAATAATTCAGCATGCAAAAGTGAGAAAGAACGCAATCCTACCACCAGTTAGCTCAAGATTCATGTCGTGGCTTCTCAAGCTTAGCGTTTTACTGTATTTATTTCTTGCCACAAATAATCAGCAAAGGTAGATGTCTCGGAGAGGTGATCCAGGTAGCTCAATTAATGTAGTGAAGACAATTGAATCTATTACCATGTTGGAGATGTCTCGGAGAGGTGATCCAGGTAGCCCAATTAATGGGGTGAAGGCGATTGAATCTATTGCCATGTTGGATTCGACAAAAACTAATATATGTTTTATTATCAGTAAACATTTGCTAGAGAGATGTTAGCATACCAACCTACATATAACGTTTTCTTGCAACTAAAAAAAATGAGTCAGACGATGGTTACGTAATACTACATTCGTTATTGAACATTTGTCGTCCGATATTTTATTTTTAACTAAaacgtgacaaataaaaaagaaccgaGAGAGTACAAGCCCTAAAGTGTTTTGTTAAGGGTGTTGATTTTTTTAACATAGAGGAGCATGTTTTAATTAGTTTTTCTTTAAAAAAATATAGTTTCTATATATGGACCCTTACTGTAAAGTCGTTTTGTTAGATCATTTCACTTAACTGCTAGCTAGCTAATGGTGTACTCCatctgttcttttttatttgccgcgttttagtttaaaaatctgccatgttttagttcaaaaatgaattagGAGAACGAAGGTAGCTAGTACAAATTTCACAGTAACACTGATTATATTcgataaatattcgagaacgaagGTAACTAACACCGATTAGCTAGTTTACAGTAACGCGACAAATATTCGACAAGTATTTAAGTTTTCAAACTAGCAAAAAAAACTTTGCAAGACCTTATAATCTGAAAATAAAAGAAGGTTGTGTGATTTCGGATTTGTGACCTTGAGTTGCACTATTCATCTCTTTTGCTCTGGTAACGTGATTCAATAATTAGCAGCTGGGAACACCGCTGCTTCTAGCTACAGCCAGCTATTTAATATTTATAGCTGTCGATCGGGCTGACGTCCTTAAGTAGACCATAAATCTTTCTGTACATAAAGGCAACGAGAATTATAGACTCCAGAGAACGCACCAAAACATGAAGCATCCAACACGGATGACTCCAGAGAGAACAAGCTTGTCGAATTGATCGATAGAACAAATTGAGTAGGCTTTTGGTCATCTGCCACATAGATCGTCTCTGTTTCATCAATCAGACATTAACTTATAACCCCGATCGAATATGCATCTTCAGCTGCTTGTCTTATTTGCCCTTTCCTCTTCAGCAATTAAGCATCAGCAGAAAAAGAAAACCACACACAATAATATATGCTCTGTGACTGTTAGCACCAAGTAAATATTGCAGAGATAAAGAACAAAAGCTGTTGCAATAATCACATGAATCATTCCATGGATGCAAAAGGACAGTTTTCACCTCTAGACTAGTAGATCTGAAAGAGAATACACAAGTCCTGTGGGCACATGCAAAGCTTTTTATATAACCTTTGTCGTCCATCTCCTCCTCCTGCAAGTCTTCCTCCCAATCATGCAGAAAGAAACAAACACCCTTCTGCAACGGTCTGCGTCCAATCATGCTCACATTATTTCATGTGCCTTGCAGTTTAACTGAAAAAAATGAAACCTACCCAAACCTTTTGGCAAATTAAGAAAAATAATAACTACCGCTAGTTGTTAAAAGGCACGCATATGGAATCAGGAAGAATTAAACTTGCATGCATGAAGCAGATTATTGTTAGTGATCTCATTATGCTTACAAACCACCTATATATCTTCAGTTCTGAATAAAATCCTGATCATTTAGTATTCTTGATCATATATATGTACTAGTTGACATGCATTTTGTACGTAGTCCATGTGGACCGACACTGAAGGGTATATAAGTTAGCCTACACTTATGGCAGGGTTTTCAGAACATAGCAGTGAGTTTGGGATCACTTAAAACCAGAAGGATTGTAATCCCGGTCTGTCGTGTCAGGTATCGGGTTCCAGTCCCAGCTGCTAAGCTTGTCAGCGACTGAAGACGACAATGGCGGCGCCACGATCGGCAGCGCACCAAGCGGCGTCATTTGTAGCattggcggtggcggcggcgtcAGTAATGGGAGGAGgtggccgcccgtcgtcgcggccGAGAGGTTGGCGTAGGCCTGGGTGGGAGCAACCAGCGTTGTCAGCTCGTCAATGGTCGACCTTGAGCTGGCGGCCATAggcgcggcggcggcagcggccaTGTTGAAGAGCGAATACGTGGAGGCGTGGGCAGTCGCCGCGTGTGCCAATTGCGGCGCAGCTTCCGCTGCTGATACCGTTGCCATCACCGGCGCGTacgggcagggcctcgggcggtgACGGTGAGGGAGAAGCTGAGGCGACGCACGGTGCACGGTGACCGCAACTTGATCCATTATGGGCTCCGGCGGTGACGCAGACGAGCATTCTCCTTGGAGCGGATGGAAGCTGCTGAGCTGCTGCGGCGTCGGTGAAAGTGGCATCGATGACGGCGTCGATCCGTGCTGAACGGCCGTCGTCGGCACACCACCAGTGCGGGAGGAGATCCGCCGCCGCGCTGAGGAAGCTTGGGTGCTGGAGGATGACTGCCCGTGGCCGTCGTCGATGCCTGAGCGCTTGTAGACGCGGCAGAGAGAGATCTCGGACTGTATCATGATTCATGCACCGCCAGAAAAATAAAGAGTCAGTATCCATGCATTTATTTCTTCTTGGAACTTGGAAGGAAAAGGGAAAGAAATGTTACTCCAGGAAACTGAAGAAATCAGCACGTACCAAACATTCAAGAAGACGAGTTCAAAACTTCAAATATATTGACAGCAAAAGAATCAGATATTAATAAGAGAAGTGACAACGATACCCAAATTTTAAGATCGACTAGTAGTCAATACGGGGAATTAAGTTCAAGATTAATTGGTTGGTGTGGGTAGGAGCTATCAATTGCTTAATAATTAAAGTTCAGATCTGAGTGATTTAGCACACAAGGGGAGTAGATCACTTTAGCTTGATGACTGAGGCCGGGATGAGGCTGCAAAAGGTCTTGCAGAATCTGGACGACAAGGTATCTAGCTAGGAGGGGAATTCTAGAGTGTAGCTTCTGTACATATAGCCGGTGGTGCGCAAATGTGTGCCAAAAAGCGAACCCTAGCTCGTATAGATCTGGAAAAAAGGAATAGGCATTCGCATCTTGCATATTCATACAAATCATGCGACCAAAGTAAAAGCACCGAACGAAAAAGCAGGTCAAATGACTAGTATAAACCACACACACACACCAAATAAACAGCTGGACCTCCTCGATTGATTTCAGAAAAAAGTCATTTTTTTGGAATTGGGAAGCAAGCAAGAACTCCGCACGCACGCAAATTAAAATTAAGCTCACTGCTGGAACGGAAGCCCTAATAATCTTGTGGGCCTTAATTCACCTTGGGAATCAATGGGTCGGCGTCGGTGGGTGGTGGCGGGAGGCGGTACTCGTTCATGATCCAGCTGCTGCGGACGCCCTTGGGCGCCTTGCCGGAGTAGAACACGAGCGTCTTCTTCAGCCCGATGGGGCGGTTGTTCTCGCCTCGGATCATCCGGTCAGCGCCCGTCGCCTTCCAGTACCCCGACGCCGTCACCCGGTTTGGGCGGTCTCCGTTCCGGTACTTACGGTCCCTCGGCACGTAGAAGAACCACTCCTTCCCGCCCATCACCGCCATTGCTGCGCCGCCGTCCGTCCAGCAATTGTATACAACGAATTAATTAGCCAAGATCGATCGAGACTCAGTTCAATTCGAGGCTAGCTGATCAAGCAGAGAACGAAGCTTCCAGATGCATGCGCTACCATTAATTGATGGTTACCTGGAAGCTCCCATGGGTCGAAGCGGTAGAGGTCCAGGAAAGCAATGAGCTCGACGTTGAAGCGTTTTCCCTCAACCTTGCGCCGGAGGTAGAACTCGATCAGCTCCTCCTCCGTGGGGTGGAACCGGAACCCCGGCATCACCACGTCGTTGTCGTGCGCGTCCCCGGCCTCGCCGGCACCCACCGCCTCCCCTCCTGCAGCTGCTGCTGCCGCAATAACGTTGCCGACGGCGCCGTGCCCGTCCTCGAGGTCTCTGCTCATGGCATAGCGCGCGCTGGAAGCGGCGGCGAGCCAGCGGGGGCTAGGGCAACGCCGAGGGGAGCACTGCGCCGAGGAGGAGGCGTGGAATTTGGGGGTGCGAGGCAAGTGGGAGGACAGGATAAGAGGGTGGTGCTCGCACGATTGATGAAATGATGCATGATATATACTGGAGTGGAGGTTTTTGGTTTACTCATCAGTAATCAGTCCTTTTTGCGTGTAATCCACAGTAACCAAGGTTTTTGGTTACTCATTAGTCCTTTTGGTTACTCATCAGTTCTTCGAGAATCAGGCATTAGAGTCCGGGGTGTCAAGCCAAAACTTGGCCAATGTTTCATTAAATTTGCATTCGTTGCAttgtgttgacgccttttcggagcgccaaacactcaacaagaaccgtggcggtgccctctgcacaggggtggacggtccgcgcgcaggggccggacggtccgcggcctggtgcgaggcgcggtggtgctccctgcgcaagggcggactgtccgcggcctggggccggacggtccgcggcctggtgcgctgctgggacttctgcctgacggccggacggtccgcgccctggggccggacggtccgcacgtacgcagggacggcggaagatcgccgacggcgcctggatctcgctcccgggagggaccccgtcggggaggagagatcctaggggttgtctaggctcgggccggccgacctagactcctctaatcggcgtagagtcgaagagaggcgaagaatttggggattgagaggctaaacctaaactagactagaactactcctaggataaaatgcgaataaaagttgtattgattcgattgttgatgattacaaatcggccgtagacctctctatttatagaggaggggggctggaccctttacacaactgattccgagctaatcccgcgaatatagctaacaaccgtagcacaaaactcggaaccctaatctgttctgcgcacgcgcggaccgtccggcccacaggcgcggaccgtccggaccgcggaccgtccggcctcagggccggacagtccgccggctcaattccggttcgaacatatgcccccctgccttttggtggagctgggcgaaccaaaagcaactaactcgatgtgatcacatcggttttcttaggcatcttgccacatactaggatggtactgtttgaggaaacgcccattcaaagccttaggtaaatccttgccttgtaatgtttgtagtaaataagcgttaccagacatcacctgtttcactttataaggaccctcccagcttggcgaccatttcccgaaccttcggtctttattccttagaggtagaatggtcttccacaccaagtctcctacttggaatgattttgctttgaccttcttgttgtaggccctggctaccatgatcttatccttttctattgctcccaaagctatcatcctcttgtcggtcacctcatcaatattatccatcattgaattataataatcagtagcagttagatcattttgtctggccaacctgacagcattcaaacttatttccacaggtaacactgcttcctgcccatagacaagctcaaaaggagatactttagtagcactatgtttagatattctatgagcccataaagctcagacaaaatcttatgccaatgtttaggattatcagatacctttttctttatcaaattaatcaacgtcctattactagactcggcctgtccattggcctgagcataatatggagacgaattaagcagcttaattctgtataattcagcaaattcacgtacctcctttgacataaaagaagtaccttgatctgtagtcaaggtctggggaatgccgaatctatgaataatatgctcagttatgaactcaattacctccttgtgcgtcatgttctttagagcaacgacttcagtccatttggtgaaatagtcagtggcaactaacacaaaccgatgcccctttgacgatgaaggatgaatttctccaataaagtctaatccccatcctctgaatggccaaggcttaatgataggatgtaattcggctgcagggaccaactgtaggtcgccgaatttttgacacacttggcaccccttgtagtacttgaaacaatcagctgtcatactaggccaataaaaaccagaccttcgcaacaaccacttcatctttggagctgattgatgggtaccacaaattccttcatgtacttcggccatggctaatatagcatcatctgggcccaagcacttaagcaggacatcattaaccgttcgacagtaaagttcatcactcaacaaaacatacttgaaagctgttcgccgaatgttcttatctgtcctgatattgggattttgcaaataattaagtataggtgtcctccaatcacttgtatcggcttcactgtcagccgaatcgattaagagaacctttctggtaacctcggacggtccggcgtcaacacgcggacggtccgtgacctgggaatttggctctgcactggttatcagattttcagttttgtgaaatttccctctctttatccgataacccgatgcatcttgtgccaagctgttagctctatgattctcaactctagagatatgctgaatactgaattcatcaaaagaatggattatgctccaacatatctcaagataactatttagagtaccatcaagacattgatattcttttaacacttgttggacaaccagctgagaatcaccaaataccttcacatgttttactcccataccatttaacagttctaaaccgaataggagggcctcatattcagcttgattattagtgcaatacgttttcaatcggctagagaagtcaaaggagacattacttggtgaaacaagcacaatgccaattccttgcccttcattgcaaaccgatccatcaaaatataaagtccaaggagtaatagtaaggtatgatatgtctagttcatgaatatcattaacccgatgctctacaatgaaatccgctatgacttggcctttcatagatttcaatggttcataggccaagtcatattctaagagtgcataagcccacttaccaattctaccactcat from Zea mays cultivar B73 chromosome 6, Zm-B73-REFERENCE-NAM-5.0, whole genome shotgun sequence harbors:
- the LOC100192914 gene encoding NAC domain-containing protein 35, which codes for MSRDLEDGHGAVGNVIAAAAAAGGEAVGAGEAGDAHDNDVVMPGFRFHPTEEELIEFYLRRKVEGKRFNVELIAFLDLYRFDPWELPAMAVMGGKEWFFYVPRDRKYRNGDRPNRVTASGYWKATGADRMIRGENNRPIGLKKTLVFYSGKAPKGVRSSWIMNEYRLPPPPTDADPLIPKSEISLCRVYKRSGIDDGHGQSSSSTQASSARRRISSRTGGVPTTAVQHGSTPSSMPLSPTPQQLSSFHPLQGECSSASPPEPIMDQVAVTVHRASPQLLPHRHRPRPCPYAPVMATVSAAEAAPQLAHAATAHASTYSLFNMAAAAAAPMAASSRSTIDELTTLVAPTQAYANLSAATTGGHLLPLLTPPPPPMLQMTPLGALPIVAPPLSSSVADKLSSWDWNPIPDTTDRDYNPSGFK